Proteins from a single region of Vulgatibacter sp.:
- a CDS encoding TetR/AcrR family transcriptional regulator: MGVAERKEREFKRREQEILEAALDLFGRDDWQSVTIEQIAQAAEIGKGTVYKHFESKDQIYARLALGYHRRNAAELQSIDPRLDPLQRVRLIVRTYFRNAALASKEMRRVLQYTQRDDFLRTLPLETRREWLALNDEMFETIDRTMGDGRKAGYFPADPRLLFGAQAAINGAIQMVWGGCTEGTDPEPLLESLTRFVLAGLRYQDRAES; encoded by the coding sequence TTGGGCGTCGCGGAGCGGAAGGAGCGGGAGTTCAAGCGCCGGGAGCAGGAGATCCTCGAGGCGGCGCTCGATCTCTTCGGCAGGGACGACTGGCAGTCGGTGACCATCGAGCAGATCGCCCAGGCGGCGGAGATCGGCAAGGGAACGGTCTACAAGCACTTCGAGAGCAAAGATCAGATCTACGCGAGGCTCGCCCTCGGCTACCACCGCCGCAACGCCGCCGAGCTCCAGTCGATCGATCCCCGCCTCGATCCGCTCCAGCGGGTGCGGCTCATCGTGCGCACCTACTTCCGCAACGCCGCGCTGGCGAGCAAAGAGATGCGGCGGGTGCTCCAGTACACGCAGCGCGACGACTTCCTCCGCACCCTGCCGCTCGAGACCCGGCGGGAGTGGCTCGCGCTCAACGACGAGATGTTCGAGACCATCGACCGCACGATGGGGGACGGCCGGAAGGCGGGCTATTTCCCTGCCGATCCCCGGCTCCTCTTCGGGGCACAGGCTGCGATCAACGGTGCGATCCAGATGGTCTGGGGCGGCTGCACCGAGGGCACGGATCCCGAGCCGCTCCTCGAGAGCCTGACCCGCTTCGTCCTCGCCGGCCTGCGCTACCAGGACCGCGCGGAGAGCTGA
- a CDS encoding alpha/beta fold hydrolase, with translation MNTREQSRWKRWGKGGAAVLAGALALGAGWQALASAHEAAQLERSGRMVEVGTHRMHLHCTGRGSPTVVLESGATGGSSPWAWVQAELAQQTRVCSYDRSGMQWSEASPLPRTAANVSAELRTLLANAGEEGPFVLVGHSLGGIYARRFVADHPEDVAGLVLLDSSHPDQLDRLGDEARELQSAFTSILQASPWLAHVGLMRATDLFAAQAEGLPPAALAAAAHFVTQPGHLRTSAAELAHWDESMAQVRGAGPFGDLPLSVISAEKGDDAWLQLHREMASLSSRAHYRVIPEADHLSVVMRKDHAAAVAAAIGELLAVVRNGGEA, from the coding sequence ATGAACACGAGGGAACAGAGCAGGTGGAAGCGATGGGGCAAGGGCGGCGCGGCCGTCCTCGCAGGCGCCCTCGCCCTCGGGGCCGGGTGGCAGGCGCTCGCGTCCGCGCACGAAGCGGCGCAGCTCGAGCGGTCGGGACGGATGGTCGAGGTGGGGACCCACCGGATGCACCTCCACTGCACCGGGAGGGGATCGCCCACCGTGGTGCTCGAGTCCGGCGCCACCGGTGGCAGCAGCCCGTGGGCCTGGGTGCAGGCAGAGCTCGCGCAGCAGACCCGCGTCTGCAGCTACGACCGTTCGGGCATGCAGTGGAGCGAGGCGTCGCCGCTGCCCCGCACCGCGGCCAACGTCTCCGCCGAGTTGCGCACGCTCCTCGCCAACGCCGGGGAAGAGGGGCCCTTCGTCCTCGTGGGCCATTCGCTCGGCGGCATCTACGCGCGCAGATTCGTCGCCGACCATCCCGAAGACGTCGCGGGTCTCGTGCTCCTCGACTCCTCCCACCCCGACCAGCTCGATCGCCTCGGCGACGAGGCCCGCGAGCTGCAGTCGGCCTTCACCTCGATCCTCCAGGCCAGCCCCTGGCTCGCCCACGTCGGCCTGATGCGGGCCACCGATCTCTTCGCCGCACAGGCGGAAGGCCTTCCGCCTGCGGCCCTCGCAGCGGCGGCCCACTTCGTCACGCAGCCCGGCCACCTGCGCACCTCCGCGGCGGAGCTCGCGCATTGGGACGAGTCGATGGCGCAGGTGCGTGGGGCCGGCCCCTTCGGCGACCTGCCGCTCAGCGTGATCAGCGCCGAGAAGGGCGACGACGCCTGGCTGCAGCTGCACCGCGAGATGGCCAGCCTCTCTTCACGTGCCCACTATCGCGTGATCCCCGAAGCCGACCACCTCTCGGTGGTGATGCGGAAGGATCATGCGGCAGCGGTGGCGGCGGCGATCGGCGAGCTGCTCGCCGTGGTGCGGAACGGAGGTGAGGCGTGA
- a CDS encoding class I SAM-dependent methyltransferase, whose translation MSCVQARVGYEPLANVRWYKKLQARLVGHGSESYERKVHVYKERLFGSLRGRILEVGAGGGINLRHLDPGVEYVGLEPNEYSLLELRKRAQARGLAHADAVLGAAEQLPFDDRSFDAVFCSLVFCTVHDVESGLAEIRRVLKPGGRFAFVEHVGAPKGTALRRIQRGIRPVWEVLGDGCHPDRDTAAAIRAAGFDRVDLEELRLHLPVVGTHIAGQAWKAAH comes from the coding sequence GTGAGCTGCGTCCAGGCCCGGGTGGGCTACGAGCCCCTCGCCAACGTGCGCTGGTACAAGAAGCTGCAGGCCCGCCTCGTCGGTCACGGCAGCGAGAGCTACGAGCGCAAGGTCCACGTGTACAAGGAGCGCCTCTTCGGATCGCTGCGCGGCAGGATCCTCGAGGTCGGCGCCGGCGGCGGCATCAACCTCCGCCACCTCGATCCCGGCGTCGAGTACGTCGGCCTCGAGCCGAACGAATACTCCCTCCTGGAGTTGCGCAAGCGGGCGCAGGCCCGGGGCCTCGCCCACGCGGACGCGGTGCTCGGCGCGGCGGAGCAGCTGCCCTTCGACGATCGCTCGTTCGACGCGGTCTTCTGCTCCCTCGTCTTCTGCACCGTGCACGACGTGGAGTCGGGGCTGGCGGAGATCCGGCGGGTGCTCAAGCCCGGTGGCCGCTTCGCCTTCGTCGAGCACGTGGGCGCACCGAAGGGGACGGCGCTGCGCCGGATCCAGCGCGGGATCCGGCCGGTCTGGGAGGTGCTGGGCGACGGCTGCCATCCCGATCGGGATACCGCCGCGGCGATCCGCGCCGCGGGCTTCGATCGCGTGGATCTCGAGGAACTCCGCCTCCACCTGCCGGTGGTTGGCACGCACATCGCCGGCCAGGCCTGGAAGGCGGCCCACTGA
- a CDS encoding alpha/beta fold hydrolase codes for MRRLLRTLGALVLLAAAALLLATTTQAVASARDRAALQQPGRLVEGGGHRLHLLEQGKRSGAPSLVLLHGAGSSSAQWGWLGAMLAERHHVVAVDRAGLGFSEPGESAAAEVAVEELRTALRRAGIAPPWLLVGHSLGGLHARLLEARHPGEVAGLVLLDAPAPAFFERLSPAARESQRSFRARAQWLPALSRLGILRLLDPLEAVAAPLPSAAAAALRAFSVDAGHQLAAAAELAEIDAASASFRALRDVAPPAAPVLRISRGAPDDEFTRVQQALDREATAAVRGATHRVIPGATHFSLVTEAHHARAVAEAITGWLARSLR; via the coding sequence ATGCGCCGGCTCCTTCGCACCCTGGGTGCGCTGGTGCTCCTCGCCGCAGCAGCGCTCCTGCTCGCCACGACCACGCAGGCCGTCGCCTCCGCCCGGGACCGTGCCGCCCTCCAGCAGCCCGGCAGGCTGGTGGAGGGCGGTGGCCACCGGCTCCACCTCCTCGAGCAGGGCAAGCGCAGCGGCGCTCCCTCCCTCGTCCTGCTCCACGGCGCCGGCAGCAGCAGCGCGCAATGGGGCTGGCTCGGCGCGATGCTCGCCGAGCGGCACCACGTGGTCGCGGTGGATCGGGCGGGCCTCGGTTTCAGCGAGCCTGGCGAGAGCGCCGCGGCAGAGGTCGCGGTGGAGGAGCTGCGCACGGCCCTGCGCCGCGCCGGCATCGCCCCGCCGTGGCTCCTCGTCGGCCACTCCCTCGGCGGCCTCCACGCCAGGCTGCTCGAAGCGCGCCACCCGGGCGAGGTGGCGGGCCTCGTCCTCCTCGATGCGCCGGCGCCGGCGTTCTTCGAGCGGCTCTCGCCAGCGGCCCGGGAGAGCCAGCGCTCCTTCCGCGCCCGGGCGCAGTGGCTTCCTGCGCTTTCTCGCCTCGGAATCCTGCGCCTGCTCGATCCGCTCGAGGCGGTCGCCGCGCCCCTCCCTTCCGCCGCGGCTGCGGCGCTGCGGGCCTTCTCCGTGGACGCAGGCCACCAGCTCGCGGCGGCTGCGGAGCTGGCGGAGATCGATGCGGCGAGCGCCTCGTTCCGCGCCCTGCGCGACGTGGCGCCGCCGGCAGCGCCGGTCCTCCGGATCAGCCGCGGCGCGCCGGACGACGAGTTCACCCGGGTGCAGCAGGCGCTCGATCGGGAAGCGACGGCAGCGGTGCGGGGCGCCACCCACCGGGTGATCCCCGGCGCCACCCACTTCAGCCTCGTTACCGAGGCGCATCACGCCAGGGCGGTGGCGGAGGCGATCACCGGCTGGCTCGCACGCTCGCTGCGGTGA